A region from the Hydra vulgaris chromosome 08, alternate assembly HydraT2T_AEP genome encodes:
- the LOC136084039 gene encoding uncharacterized protein LOC136084039: protein MPKSANQCCSASHVTFYFDIFKMSSSKFIGLVTKETVDFELLNTDSVDSSFHNKLLHTDLEIVVPIEQLSTKKKVGRKRTRNPDSWKCNVNKKRRQAGQEYKSRNKVIRRKREINNEKDCTNCKFKCHIYFPQEQRELLFNKFWGLNDDLKAHFYSENTTRIVKKTKRTLAISSRRQYSFAYFFHLAGIPIRVCKPFFLNTLDISQQRISYFYKHFQTDTNTPTPRKQGKHTKKKIPDAVRDGVRKHIYSIPVIDSHYCRANTNRKYFESELSISRLYELYQDFCQQKRFQPAKKHLYSEIFLTGFNISFQQRKIDRCDKCEIFKIKSAEGILSDCERAQHLSHIEQKEDAREERKKDRQSGHPVLCFDLQNVLTVPKAEISNFFYLRKLSVYNMTAHLSLDKDVYCCIWSESQSGRAGNDLASAILRILESVLTTHPQLKNLILWSDSCVPQNRNSIMSTAIKHFLNAHPDVESITQKFSASGQGCVQEVDAVHSSIDQKLKKTEVYSPLGLIRILKSVRRQKPFNILQMKDVDFLNIQAGAKSYNFTKVPFTQVKQLKYYSNHPFTVSFKTKHADGFTSVFAGAQSLRKKKSTAYPITAPKLSIQTKKSHLLSKEKNEDIKKMMPYMPEIDRNYMATLCV, encoded by the exons ATGCCCAAATCTGCAAATCAATGTTGTAGCGCAAGTCACgtgactttttattttgatattttcaaaatgtcGTCAAGTAAGTTTATTGGTTTAGTTACAAAAGAAACAGTTGACTTTGAATTACTTAATACCGACTC TGTCGATTCAAGTTTCCACAATAAGCTACTACATACGGATTTAGAAATAGTTGTGCCAATAGAGCAActctcaacaaaaaaaaaagttggacgTAAAAGAACCAGAAATCCAGATAGCTGGAAATgcaatgtcaataaaaaaaggcGTCAAGCTGGCCAGGAGTATAAAAGCAGGAATAAAGTGATAAGAAGAAAGAGAGAGATCAATAATGAGAAGGACTGTACTAACTGTAAATTTAAATGCCACATTTATTTTCCGCAAGAGCAACGGGAGTtactatttaacaaattttgggGACTCAATGATGACCTCAAAGCACACTTTTATAGTGAAAATACAACACGTATTGTGAAAAAAACCAAACGAACACTTGCAATTTCATCGAGGCGGCAATACTCATTTGCCTACTTTTTTCACCTGGCAGGGATTCCCATCAGAGTTTGCAaacctttctttttaaacacTCTTGACATAAGCCAACAaagaatttcatatttttataaacatttccAAACAGATACAAACACGCCTACCCCAAGAAAACAAGGTAAacatacaaaaaagaaaattcctGACGCGGTCAGAGATGGCGTTAGGAAACACATATATAGTATTCCGGTTATAGACTCGCACTATTGCCGTGCTAATACAAATAGAAAATACTTTGAGTCTGAATTGTCTATTAGTCGACTGTATGAGCTTTACCAAGACTTTTGTCAGCAAAAACGATTTCAACCGGCTAAAAAGCACTTATactctgaaatttttttaactggGTTCAATATTTCTTTCCAGCAAAGAAAAATAGATAGGTGTGATAAgtgtgaaatttttaaaatcaaaagtgcTGAAGGTATTTTAAGTGATTGTGAACGGGCTCAGCATCTAAGTCATATTGAACAAAAAGAAGATGCACGCGAAGAGCGCAAAAAAGACAGACAGTCAGGACATCCTGTTCTCTGTTTtgatttacaaaatgttttaacagtTCCCAAGGCTGAGATATCCAACTTCTTTTATCTTAGGAAGCTGTCTGTTTATAACATGACAGCACATCTTTCTTTAGATAAAGATGTTTATTGTTGTATCTGGTCTGAAAGCCAATCTGGCAGAGCCGGAAATGATTTGGCATCTGCAATCCTACGAATTTTAGAATCTGTGCTTACCACCCATCCACAACTTAAGAACCTCATTTTATGGTCAGATTCTTGCGTTCCGCAAAATAGAAACAGTATTATGAGCACGgcaataaagcattttttaaatgctcaTCCTGATGTTGAATCTATCACTCAAAAGTTTTCTGCAAGCGGACAAGGCTGTGTTCAAGAGGTTGATGCGGTTCATAGCAGCATtgaccaaaaattaaaaaaaactgaggTATACAGTCCACTGGGTCTGATCAGAATACTAAAGTCTGTTAGGCGACAGAAACCTTTCAATATCCTGCAGATGAAagatgttgattttttaaatattcaagcTGGAGCTAAAAGCTATAACTTTACCAAAGTGCCCTTTACTCAagtaaagcaattaaaatactattccaatcatccttttactgtttcatttaaaacaaaacatgcaGACGGCTTCACCTCAGTTTTTGCAGGTGCCCAAtcattaagaaaaaagaaatctacAGCATATCCCATAACTGCACCAAAACTGTCAATTCAGACCAAAAAAAGCCACTTACTTTCAAAAGAAAAGaatgaagatattaaaaaaatgatgccCTACATGCCTGAGATTGATAGAAATTATATGGCAACTCTTTGTGTTTAG